A part of Lactobacillus sp. ESL0700 genomic DNA contains:
- a CDS encoding Xaa-Pro peptidase family protein has protein sequence MNLNKLQEWLQSSGNDVAYISNPITIAYFTGYEMEPHERIFALLAFKDSDPFVFVPALNVEEAKNSAWDGDVYGYLDSEDPWAIIADKVKNRTSEYHKWALEKNNLSVAHYQLIHEQFSDADFSGDVSNFIAKIRLYKTPSEIKELQAAGREADFAFQIGFDAIRTGVTERYIAGQIDYQLKLQKGVMHESFETIVQAGANAANPHLGPSMTKVKPNELVLFDLGTMHNGYASDSSRTVAYGEPSAKEREIYEIDREAQQAAIDAVRPGMTASELDGVARDIITKAGYGEYFIHRLGHGIGKDVHEYPSIVQGNDLIIEEGMCFSIEPGIYIPGVAGVRIEDCGVVTKDGYQPFTHTDKELKVLPLKD, from the coding sequence ATGAATTTAAATAAATTACAAGAATGGCTACAAAGTTCTGGTAATGATGTAGCTTACATTTCTAATCCAATTACTATTGCATACTTCACCGGCTACGAGATGGAACCTCATGAGCGTATCTTTGCTCTACTTGCCTTTAAAGACAGCGATCCCTTCGTTTTCGTTCCCGCATTAAATGTCGAAGAAGCCAAAAATTCGGCTTGGGATGGCGACGTTTATGGCTACCTCGATTCAGAAGATCCTTGGGCAATTATTGCCGACAAAGTTAAAAACAGAACGAGTGAATATCACAAGTGGGCTTTAGAGAAAAATAATTTATCTGTTGCCCATTATCAATTAATCCATGAACAATTTTCAGATGCCGATTTTAGCGGGGACGTTTCTAACTTCATCGCTAAAATCCGGCTATATAAGACACCTAGTGAGATTAAGGAATTGCAGGCTGCTGGACGTGAAGCTGATTTTGCTTTTCAAATTGGGTTTGATGCCATCAGAACCGGCGTAACTGAACGTTATATTGCTGGTCAAATTGACTACCAATTAAAATTACAAAAAGGTGTCATGCACGAAAGTTTTGAAACCATTGTGCAGGCTGGTGCCAATGCCGCTAACCCTCACCTTGGGCCATCAATGACCAAAGTTAAGCCAAACGAATTAGTCTTGTTCGACCTCGGAACCATGCACAACGGCTATGCATCTGACTCAAGTCGGACTGTTGCTTATGGTGAACCTAGCGCTAAAGAACGGGAAATTTATGAAATCGATCGCGAAGCCCAACAAGCTGCAATTGATGCCGTTCGTCCCGGAATGACTGCTTCAGAACTTGACGGCGTTGCGCGAGACATTATTACCAAGGCCGGTTATGGTGAATACTTTATCCACAGACTTGGCCACGGAATTGGTAAAGACGTGCACGAATACCCATCAATTGTTCAAGGCAATGACTTAATCATTGAAGAAGGCATGTGCTTCTCAATTGAACCTGGTATTTACATCCCCGGTGTTGCTGGCGTGAGAATTGAAGATTGCGGTGTTGTTACTAAAGACGGCTACCAACCATTCACCCACACTGACAAGGAATTGAAAGTGTTACCACTTAAAGATTAA
- a CDS encoding solute carrier family 23 protein: MNEQNANGLLFKPEDNVPNLEAGILGLQHVLAMDVYVAPLIIASMLALSVDQTSQLLQSAFLACGIGTILQTAFFMKIPLCQGPSFVPATAIVGVFFASGGQHGGMAAVIGSCLAGSLMLILFGATGIYEKVINKLLPSVVGGTIITCVGLGSFPSSLNSNIFKASGNTMQNVELAGITLLTFLIVTIIGTYIPQLHQFLKISSVIITMIVGVIAASLMGRMDWTSFNKAALFSFPQATIFHYGVSFNPSAILTFIIIFLVLTTETTGTWFAMSAATDEKITPKQWNHGMIGEGVSCLISAFLGSIPMTGYSTNAGIISITGVASRKVFISAGAWFIILGFFSKISALLSAIPKPVIGGVSLVIMAIIMLNGINVIGDINAFPNKNYIVGIPIAMTMAMTFLPNSIKLAAPKLLQYLLGSPISIAAITAVVLNLLLSKKQAIINSATSSTK, from the coding sequence ATGAATGAGCAAAATGCAAACGGCCTATTATTTAAACCAGAAGACAATGTCCCTAATCTAGAAGCCGGTATTTTAGGCTTGCAGCACGTGTTAGCAATGGACGTTTATGTGGCGCCATTAATTATTGCCAGTATGCTTGCCTTAAGCGTTGACCAAACTTCACAATTGTTGCAATCAGCTTTCTTAGCTTGCGGAATTGGGACAATCTTACAAACTGCCTTTTTTATGAAAATTCCCTTATGTCAAGGACCATCATTTGTTCCCGCAACAGCAATCGTCGGTGTTTTCTTTGCTAGTGGCGGGCAACACGGTGGGATGGCCGCCGTCATTGGTTCTTGTTTAGCTGGCTCACTTATGTTAATTCTGTTTGGTGCCACTGGAATATACGAAAAGGTAATCAACAAGCTCCTGCCCTCTGTTGTCGGTGGGACGATTATTACTTGTGTTGGCCTAGGCAGTTTTCCGTCATCACTAAACAGTAATATTTTTAAAGCCAGTGGCAACACCATGCAAAATGTCGAATTAGCTGGTATTACCCTGCTCACTTTTTTAATTGTGACTATAATTGGCACTTATATTCCGCAGCTGCACCAATTTTTGAAGATTTCATCAGTAATTATTACCATGATTGTTGGTGTAATTGCGGCTTCACTAATGGGAAGGATGGATTGGACTTCTTTCAATAAAGCCGCATTATTCAGTTTTCCCCAAGCCACAATTTTTCATTATGGTGTAAGCTTTAATCCTTCAGCCATCCTAACCTTTATTATTATCTTTTTGGTTTTAACAACCGAAACAACGGGAACTTGGTTTGCCATGAGTGCCGCTACTGACGAAAAAATCACTCCTAAACAGTGGAACCACGGTATGATTGGTGAAGGTGTGAGCTGCCTGATTTCGGCATTTTTAGGCAGCATCCCCATGACTGGCTATTCCACTAACGCCGGTATTATTTCAATTACCGGTGTTGCCAGCAGAAAGGTCTTTATCTCAGCTGGTGCTTGGTTCATTATTCTTGGCTTTTTCAGTAAAATTTCTGCACTATTATCAGCTATTCCCAAGCCGGTCATCGGTGGGGTTAGCCTGGTAATTATGGCGATTATTATGCTCAACGGCATTAACGTCATTGGTGACATTAATGCTTTCCCTAACAAAAATTATATTGTTGGCATCCCAATTGCAATGACTATGGCGATGACCTTCCTACCTAACAGCATTAAATTAGCTGCACCGAAATTATTGCAATATCTATTAGGCTCTCCTATTTCAATTGCCGCAATCACTGCGGTGGTGCTAAATCTCCTTCTTAGTAAAAAACAGGCAATAATTAATAGTGCCACATCATCAACAAAATAA
- the mscL gene encoding large-conductance mechanosensitive channel protein MscL, whose protein sequence is MLKEFKEFIQRGNVIDLAVGVIIGGAFTNIVNSLVNNLINPLIGLFIGKIDLSNLVLRVGGATFKYGAFINTVINFLIIALIVFFLVKGINRLTKHQPEKEAPAGPTTDDYLREIRDLLKEK, encoded by the coding sequence ATGCTCAAAGAATTTAAAGAATTTATTCAACGCGGCAACGTCATTGATCTGGCCGTTGGTGTAATTATCGGTGGTGCCTTTACTAATATCGTCAATTCTCTAGTCAACAACCTGATTAACCCACTAATTGGATTATTTATTGGCAAAATTGACCTGTCAAATCTAGTTTTACGAGTTGGCGGCGCGACTTTTAAATACGGCGCCTTCATCAATACGGTAATTAACTTCTTAATTATCGCGCTCATCGTATTCTTCTTAGTTAAAGGAATTAACCGATTAACTAAGCACCAACCAGAAAAAGAGGCACCGGCTGGACCAACAACCGACGATTACTTACGTGAAATTCGTGACCTCTTAAAAGAAAAATAA
- a CDS encoding XTP/dITP diphosphatase, with protein sequence MMKEILFATTNQGKVKELREAFAQAGIEAVIKTNADLDNPPIVDEYGTTFEQNAKLKAHELADFSGMITIADDSGLMVDALDGAPGVHSARYAGEGHNDAQNNAKLLAELGGVPQEKRTAKFNTTIVASMPGQFNHDLVVDGQCAGQILAAPRGEDGFGYDPLFYVPEKGKTFAQMTLDEKNSLSHRGRAIVKLLAAWPEWLAQFN encoded by the coding sequence CTGATGAAAGAAATTCTATTTGCGACGACTAATCAAGGTAAAGTTAAAGAATTACGTGAGGCTTTTGCACAGGCAGGGATTGAGGCTGTGATTAAAACCAACGCAGACCTAGATAATCCACCAATTGTGGATGAATACGGGACAACCTTTGAACAGAATGCCAAGCTCAAGGCTCACGAACTCGCTGACTTTAGCGGAATGATTACAATTGCCGATGATTCTGGGTTAATGGTTGATGCGCTTGACGGCGCCCCGGGAGTACATTCTGCTCGTTATGCTGGTGAGGGTCATAATGATGCCCAGAATAATGCGAAATTATTGGCAGAGCTTGGCGGTGTTCCCCAAGAAAAAAGAACAGCCAAGTTTAATACAACAATTGTTGCTTCAATGCCAGGTCAGTTTAACCATGATCTTGTAGTTGATGGTCAATGTGCTGGGCAGATTCTGGCAGCACCTCGCGGTGAAGATGGCTTTGGCTATGATCCGCTATTTTATGTACCAGAAAAGGGTAAAACTTTTGCGCAAATGACTTTGGATGAAAAAAATAGCTTGTCGCATCGCGGACGGGCAATTGTTAAGTTGCTTGCGGCATGGCCGGAATGGTTGGCGCAATTTAATTAA
- the murI gene encoding glutamate racemase, producing MNNRPIGLLDSGVGGLSVVKKVLQKMPHESTVFIGDNANIPYGDKSQADIIDLTRQSVKFLLSKNVKLIIFACNTATAAAMATIQQEVDQQIVGVIQSGGLLAAQTTHNKKVAVVATNYTISHHAYQQEINFRDPEIKVTELAAPKLVPLIEQDADEATCLEAVKSTLAPIMTQEFDTLVLGCTHYPLIKAQFAQALGDKVKLVDPADQVAQYTANVMERDGLLSTADNQPAHEYYTTGDVAMFNELGSKFLNDPAFKAQHLIKGEDY from the coding sequence ATGAACAATCGTCCAATTGGTCTGTTAGATTCCGGTGTTGGCGGCTTAAGTGTCGTAAAAAAGGTACTGCAAAAAATGCCGCATGAATCAACGGTTTTTATTGGGGATAATGCCAACATTCCTTATGGCGACAAGTCACAAGCAGACATTATTGACCTCACACGGCAAAGTGTTAAGTTTTTATTAAGTAAAAACGTTAAGCTGATTATTTTTGCCTGCAATACTGCAACGGCTGCTGCAATGGCCACTATTCAACAAGAAGTCGACCAACAAATTGTTGGTGTTATCCAATCTGGAGGACTTCTAGCGGCACAAACAACGCATAATAAAAAAGTTGCCGTGGTGGCAACGAACTATACGATTTCTCACCACGCTTATCAACAAGAAATTAACTTTCGTGATCCCGAAATTAAGGTAACCGAATTAGCTGCACCCAAGTTGGTGCCGCTAATTGAGCAAGATGCTGATGAGGCGACTTGCCTTGAAGCCGTTAAGTCGACTTTGGCGCCGATCATGACGCAGGAATTTGATACGTTGGTTTTGGGGTGCACCCATTATCCGTTAATTAAGGCTCAGTTTGCCCAAGCTCTTGGGGATAAAGTTAAGTTGGTCGATCCAGCTGATCAGGTAGCGCAATACACGGCAAACGTCATGGAGCGTGATGGTCTGTTAAGTACAGCTGATAATCAGCCGGCACATGAATATTACACAACTGGTGATGTGGCGATGTTTAATGAATTGGGCAGCAAGTTTTTAAATGATCCGGCATTTAAGGCACAACATTTGATTAAGGGAGAAGATTACTGA
- a CDS encoding substrate-binding domain-containing protein — MRKQDITIYDVAREAEVSMATVSRVVNGNTNVRKDTRERVMAVINRLHYQPNAVAQGLASKRTTTVGLIVPDLTNLYFAELSKGIDDIALLYKYNIIITSIENRLMREDQAIQGLLNKQVDGVIYMSNCLPKEAVEAFKRTDTPVVLAGTKDNHKEFPSVTIDYQKADTEALNLLYNDGKRNLALVVGDADAVVNAECRIPAYKKFMAEHHLGEGRVYENIKDHSDGYNLYSRLLQDGVDGVVVTRDITAVGILNSAIDAGKKVPDDLEIITASATQIASVVRPALTAIRQPLYDMGAVAMRMLTKLMNNEEVTDTQIELPYELLKKQSTSNQ, encoded by the coding sequence ATGCGTAAACAAGATATTACAATTTATGATGTTGCTCGTGAAGCTGAAGTCTCAATGGCGACAGTCTCACGGGTTGTTAATGGCAATACGAATGTGCGTAAAGACACGCGTGAACGGGTAATGGCGGTTATCAATCGCCTGCATTATCAACCAAATGCTGTTGCTCAAGGCCTAGCTTCTAAACGGACAACAACTGTGGGTTTGATTGTGCCAGACTTAACCAACCTGTACTTTGCAGAATTATCAAAAGGGATTGATGATATTGCTTTGCTGTACAAATACAACATTATTATTACAAGTATTGAAAATCGCTTGATGCGTGAAGACCAAGCAATTCAAGGTTTGTTAAATAAGCAGGTTGACGGGGTAATCTACATGTCAAATTGCTTACCAAAAGAAGCAGTTGAAGCATTTAAGCGGACTGATACGCCGGTAGTCTTAGCAGGAACAAAGGACAATCACAAGGAATTTCCGTCAGTAACGATTGATTATCAGAAGGCTGATACCGAAGCCTTGAACTTACTTTACAATGATGGCAAGCGTAACTTGGCCTTAGTTGTTGGGGATGCCGATGCTGTTGTTAATGCGGAATGCCGGATTCCAGCTTACAAGAAATTTATGGCAGAGCATCACTTGGGTGAAGGTCGAGTTTACGAGAATATCAAGGACCATTCAGATGGTTATAACTTGTATTCACGTTTGCTTCAAGACGGTGTTGACGGTGTAGTTGTTACCCGTGATATTACTGCCGTTGGCATTTTAAACTCAGCAATTGATGCTGGTAAGAAAGTGCCGGACGATTTAGAAATTATTACGGCAAGTGCAACTCAAATTGCTTCGGTTGTGCGGCCAGCATTAACCGCAATTCGTCAGCCATTATATGACATGGGTGCTGTTGCGATGAGAATGTTGACCAAGTTGATGAACAACGAGGAAGTAACAGATACACAAATTGAGTTACCATACGAATTGTTGAAGAAGCAAAGTACAAGCAACCAATAA
- a CDS encoding mechanosensitive ion channel family protein: MNNLLKINRQFLKLNWDSIGEHLLTVIWQLVLSTAIFYIIDYCGKRIINHYLKHSKRPQNKRTRTVAALINSIFSYTVIFFYLFGVLSILGIPIGTLLASAGIFSLALGMGAQGFVSDLVNGFFILSEDQFDVGDIVQINNQTGTVVQLGLRTTRLKGTDGSIIYIPNRNISIVQNLAHGGIGLDINLQLNVQNDFDKVRTLIKQANNQVGLAKKTLVQGPKIIGITSQTAKTVNYVIHFQVKPGREKDVQDIYLAAYLKILQDNKITLAG, from the coding sequence ATGAATAACTTACTTAAAATAAATCGCCAGTTTTTAAAATTAAACTGGGACAGTATCGGTGAACATTTACTCACTGTAATCTGGCAGCTAGTCTTATCAACAGCAATCTTTTATATCATTGACTACTGCGGCAAAAGAATTATAAACCATTATTTAAAGCATAGTAAACGGCCCCAAAATAAGCGTACTAGAACCGTAGCTGCTTTAATAAATAGTATTTTTAGCTATACCGTAATTTTCTTTTACTTATTTGGAGTTTTATCGATTTTGGGGATTCCAATTGGGACTCTTTTAGCAAGTGCCGGCATCTTTTCTCTAGCTTTAGGGATGGGCGCACAGGGCTTTGTCAGCGACTTAGTCAATGGTTTTTTCATTTTAAGTGAAGACCAATTTGACGTCGGTGATATTGTTCAAATTAACAATCAAACGGGTACTGTGGTCCAGTTAGGGCTAAGAACCACGCGGCTCAAGGGTACTGACGGGTCCATCATCTACATTCCTAACCGCAACATTTCAATTGTGCAAAATCTGGCTCACGGCGGCATTGGTCTAGATATTAACTTGCAATTAAATGTCCAAAATGACTTTGACAAAGTCCGCACGTTGATTAAACAGGCAAATAACCAGGTTGGACTTGCTAAAAAGACTTTGGTGCAAGGACCCAAGATTATCGGCATCACTAGCCAAACTGCCAAAACCGTCAACTATGTGATTCACTTCCAAGTTAAGCCCGGCAGAGAAAAAGACGTCCAAGACATTTACTTAGCGGCTTACCTCAAGATTTTACAAGACAACAAGATCACTTTAGCAGGATAG
- a CDS encoding DUF1269 domain-containing family protein gives MKKFTSFLFGTIVGCAAGFVAGSLFVTDDQVDDLKSKVKNNDTVQDLKKKYDNGTEVVKNQLASFPKNVEDDSELKDFDDIVIDDSNENVAQSDNAENTVADLHDAENDTDVEPPIYPQE, from the coding sequence ATGAAAAAATTTACAAGTTTTTTATTTGGTACAATCGTTGGTTGTGCCGCAGGATTTGTTGCAGGATCATTGTTTGTTACTGATGATCAAGTCGACGATTTAAAGAGTAAGGTTAAGAACAACGATACTGTTCAAGACTTGAAGAAAAAATATGACAATGGCACCGAAGTTGTTAAGAATCAATTAGCATCATTCCCGAAGAATGTTGAAGACGATTCTGAATTAAAAGACTTCGATGATATTGTGATCGATGATTCAAATGAAAATGTTGCTCAAAGTGACAATGCGGAAAACACGGTTGCTGACTTGCACGATGCCGAAAACGACACTGATGTTGAACCACCAATTTATCCACAAGAATAA
- the trxA gene encoding thioredoxin — translation MVDELTDENFEEETKDGVVLTDFWATWCGPCKMQSPVVDQLAEERQDVKFTKMDVDQNKETPNALGIMAIPTMIIKKDGKIVDRLTGYTPKPKLDQILNQYTD, via the coding sequence ATGGTTGATGAATTAACAGATGAAAATTTTGAAGAAGAAACCAAAGATGGTGTTGTTTTAACAGACTTTTGGGCAACTTGGTGTGGCCCATGTAAGATGCAATCACCAGTTGTTGATCAATTGGCTGAAGAACGTCAAGACGTTAAGTTCACTAAGATGGACGTTGACCAAAATAAAGAAACGCCAAACGCTTTAGGAATTATGGCGATTCCAACAATGATTATTAAAAAAGATGGTAAGATTGTTGATCGTTTGACTGGTTATACACCAAAGCCAAAGCTTGACCAAATCTTAAATCAATATACTGACTAG
- a CDS encoding DUF948 domain-containing protein translates to MEISYGALAGLIAAVALLILVLFAIPVLVRAAKATKEAKKTIQIANESIQQVAKDVDGLLDQTNDLLDKTNVLLADVNVKMKTLDPVVQAAADLGESVSDVNASSRKMAKRFSSVHFKRNGAVSSALTAMFARRKRRKGED, encoded by the coding sequence ATGGAAATTTCCTATGGTGCGCTAGCAGGCTTAATTGCTGCTGTCGCATTACTAATTTTAGTACTTTTCGCTATTCCGGTGCTGGTTCGTGCTGCAAAGGCTACTAAAGAAGCAAAGAAAACAATTCAAATTGCGAATGAGTCAATCCAGCAAGTTGCCAAAGACGTTGATGGCTTGCTTGACCAAACAAATGATTTGCTTGACAAGACCAACGTCTTGTTAGCTGATGTTAATGTCAAGATGAAGACCTTAGATCCAGTTGTTCAAGCAGCTGCAGATTTAGGTGAGAGTGTCTCAGATGTTAATGCTTCTTCGCGGAAAATGGCAAAGCGGTTCAGCAGTGTTCATTTTAAGCGTAATGGGGCTGTTTCTTCTGCTTTAACAGCAATGTTTGCACGGCGCAAACGTCGTAAAGGTGAAGATTAA
- a CDS encoding glycerophosphodiester phosphodiesterase translates to MKRYSHLILALFFSLIFVTTSGFTVVGHRGDPSKYPEETIQSDDSAFNSGADYVELDLHLSSDGVLVVSHDDDLFRVTHTHAIVSQNTWQTLSQLTYDNGEHVLSLDQLFEHYQKRPNTKFVLETKVDHSVDPSYQLEDEIAQTIKKYHMQNRVMIHSFSAASLFHLRSLMPNAYLILLVGSLKRMNFSNLPQVNAVNVSSDVIQEHSWLIHWLHLLNKQVYVWAEMDESPALWHWLINKNVDGVVTNYPATGFKYKLAKEGTSKYDIHRSGVYFGKSKTPIMMNPYVRIKQHKYIHPGQKLNVMYGVRAHNQLYYQVADQTFISAEFVNLDLTARDIAPYQDKQIIAKPQKQVPIYHLPDNQSKTDKTLPANTLFKIANFNGSPKSMWLYTKLGWVKAQDILFYGFFDQQSWESYRELPRISRYHNIALTAYLPKMAPRIKTTPELIKATMQIIH, encoded by the coding sequence ATGAAACGATATAGCCATCTAATTCTGGCTCTTTTTTTTAGCTTAATCTTTGTCACGACCAGCGGCTTTACCGTTGTCGGTCACAGAGGCGATCCGAGCAAATACCCTGAAGAAACAATTCAGAGTGACGACTCGGCCTTCAATTCTGGAGCCGATTACGTTGAACTCGACCTGCATCTGTCCTCAGACGGAGTTTTAGTTGTCTCACATGATGATGATTTATTTCGAGTTACTCATACACATGCAATTGTATCACAAAATACTTGGCAAACACTTAGCCAATTAACATATGATAACGGTGAACATGTACTTAGTTTGGACCAGCTCTTTGAACATTACCAAAAGCGGCCAAATACAAAATTTGTTTTAGAAACCAAGGTGGACCACTCAGTCGATCCATCTTACCAGTTAGAAGATGAAATCGCGCAAACAATTAAAAAGTACCACATGCAAAATCGTGTCATGATCCACTCTTTTTCGGCGGCCAGTCTCTTTCATCTGCGGTCACTAATGCCAAACGCATATTTAATTTTGCTTGTCGGTAGCCTCAAGCGCATGAATTTTAGTAATTTACCACAAGTTAACGCGGTCAACGTGTCATCCGACGTTATTCAAGAGCATTCTTGGCTGATTCACTGGCTGCATTTACTCAATAAGCAGGTCTATGTTTGGGCAGAAATGGATGAGTCGCCTGCTCTTTGGCACTGGCTAATTAATAAAAATGTTGACGGCGTGGTCACTAATTATCCGGCCACCGGTTTTAAATATAAACTAGCCAAAGAAGGCACCAGTAAGTACGATATTCACCGAAGCGGCGTTTATTTTGGCAAAAGCAAAACGCCAATCATGATGAACCCATACGTCCGCATTAAGCAGCACAAGTATATTCATCCCGGGCAAAAGCTCAACGTCATGTATGGCGTCCGCGCCCATAATCAGCTGTATTATCAGGTTGCCGACCAAACTTTTATCTCAGCTGAATTTGTCAACCTCGACTTAACCGCACGCGACATTGCACCTTATCAGGATAAGCAAATCATCGCCAAACCGCAAAAGCAGGTGCCAATCTACCACCTGCCTGATAATCAATCAAAGACTGATAAAACCTTGCCAGCTAACACACTTTTTAAAATTGCTAACTTTAATGGCAGTCCCAAGAGCATGTGGCTTTATACCAAATTAGGCTGGGTTAAGGCGCAAGATATTTTATTCTATGGCTTTTTTGATCAGCAAAGTTGGGAAAGCTACCGCGAATTGCCGCGCATTAGTCGTTATCATAATATTGCGCTAACAGCTTACTTACCAAAGATGGCACCGCGAATTAAGACTACTCCAGAGCTAATTAAAGCCACCATGCAAATCATTCACTAA
- a CDS encoding YslB family protein, with amino-acid sequence MQNNNEQSEHVYFINQLYRDFILPQILGDDDDAILYWAGKRVARKYDLASYEDVNSFFATAEFGTLTKIKEKRTTIIFELNGQTVIDRLNSDSHEFSLEAGIVAEAMQKQNGRITECDVNIDEKKQRVQLIAQFD; translated from the coding sequence ATGCAAAATAATAATGAGCAAAGCGAACACGTATATTTTATTAATCAGCTGTACCGTGACTTCATCTTGCCGCAAATTTTAGGCGACGACGATGACGCTATTTTGTATTGGGCCGGTAAACGCGTCGCCCGCAAATATGATTTAGCCTCCTATGAAGATGTTAACAGCTTTTTTGCGACAGCTGAATTTGGCACTTTAACCAAAATTAAAGAAAAGCGGACAACAATTATTTTTGAATTAAACGGTCAAACTGTCATCGACCGCCTGAATAGTGACAGTCACGAGTTTTCACTTGAGGCTGGTATCGTCGCCGAGGCAATGCAAAAGCAAAACGGCCGCATTACCGAATGTGACGTCAACATTGACGAAAAAAAGCAAAGGGTCCAATTAATTGCACAATTTGATTAA
- a CDS encoding amidohydrolase family protein encodes MNFVKVIKGNYFTSASKTEVAYHENSLICLDANGNIAQIIHKDDAAYEPTLAAAQNNHILQELDANQYLLPGFIDLHVHAPQWPNVGLALNCGNADWFKNYTFPLEAKFSDAEFSRKVYDSLVANLLANGTTTVLYFGSVDNAGNAELVKACQTLHQRALIGKVVMDNPETCPDYYRDESTQAAIDGTEEFIGIVKELNQGQKLQMAPVITPRYLTSCTLKGMRQLGDLAKKYDLLIQSHCSENQVENDYALDNFHKRDSVMLDEAGLLTDKSIMDHGTMLNDFDLDLFQKRGVAIAHCPISNSFEGGAILPAKYAMAKGINVGLGTDICGGYELSTYETMRHAVMCSSILSDGVDNRIPADKRGVGDSMFSIHTAFYMATVGGAKSLHLKTGQIKAGYAADLQVVHSKYPQFVDRTTDETFQKLMYETTANEIDMVMTQGIVAKGAK; translated from the coding sequence ATGAATTTTGTCAAAGTTATCAAGGGAAACTATTTTACGTCTGCTTCAAAAACTGAAGTTGCTTATCATGAAAACAGTCTAATTTGCCTAGACGCAAATGGAAACATTGCACAGATTATCCACAAAGATGATGCTGCTTATGAACCAACTTTAGCAGCTGCGCAAAATAATCATATTTTACAAGAATTGGATGCTAATCAATATCTCCTTCCGGGTTTTATTGATCTCCACGTTCATGCACCACAATGGCCCAATGTTGGTCTAGCACTAAACTGTGGCAATGCCGACTGGTTTAAAAATTATACTTTTCCACTGGAAGCAAAATTCAGCGATGCAGAATTTAGTCGCAAAGTCTATGACAGCTTAGTAGCAAACTTACTGGCTAACGGCACAACGACAGTACTTTATTTTGGTTCAGTTGATAATGCTGGTAACGCCGAACTAGTGAAAGCATGCCAAACGTTGCACCAACGTGCTTTAATTGGCAAGGTCGTAATGGATAATCCCGAAACCTGCCCAGATTATTATCGCGATGAGTCAACCCAGGCAGCAATTGACGGCACTGAGGAATTTATTGGCATTGTTAAGGAACTTAATCAGGGGCAAAAATTGCAAATGGCCCCTGTAATTACGCCGCGCTATTTAACCTCCTGCACACTTAAGGGAATGCGGCAATTAGGTGACTTAGCTAAAAAATATGACTTATTAATTCAATCTCATTGCAGTGAAAATCAGGTAGAAAATGATTATGCGTTAGACAATTTTCATAAACGTGATTCTGTCATGTTAGATGAAGCCGGATTATTAACCGACAAGTCAATTATGGATCACGGCACGATGCTAAATGATTTTGACTTAGATTTATTCCAAAAGCGTGGCGTTGCAATTGCTCACTGTCCAATTTCTAATTCTTTTGAGGGCGGTGCAATTTTACCTGCAAAGTACGCCATGGCTAAAGGCATTAACGTTGGCCTAGGAACTGATATTTGCGGTGGCTATGAGCTCAGCACTTACGAAACCATGCGCCACGCGGTAATGTGCTCCAGTATTTTAAGCGATGGTGTTGATAATCGGATCCCTGCTGACAAGCGCGGCGTTGGGGATTCCATGTTTTCAATTCACACCGCTTTTTATATGGCAACTGTTGGCGGGGCTAAGAGTTTACATTTAAAAACTGGTCAGATTAAAGCTGGCTATGCGGCCGACTTGCAAGTTGTCCACTCTAAGTATCCTCAATTTGTTGACCGCACAACTGATGAGACTTTCCAAAAGTTAATGTACGAAACAACTGCTAATGAAATCGATATGGTAATGACTCAAGGTATAGTTGCTAAGGGAGCTAAATAA